One genomic window of Vicugna pacos chromosome 18, VicPac4, whole genome shotgun sequence includes the following:
- the SRRT gene encoding serrate RNA effector molecule homolog isoform X4, translated as MGDSDDEYDRRRRDKFRRERSDYDRSRERDERRRGDDWNDREWDRGRERRSRGEYRDYDRNRRERFSPPRHELSPPQKRMRRDWDEHSSDPYHSGYEMPYAGGGGGPTYGPPQPWGHPDVHIMQHHVLPIQARLGSIAEIDLGVPPPVMKTFKEFLLSLDDSVDETEAVKRYNDYKLDFRRQQMQDFFLAHKDEEWFRSKYHPDEVGKRRQEARGALQNRLRVFLSLMESGWFDNLLLDIDKADAIVKMLDAAVIKMEGGTENDLRILEQEEEEEQAGKPGEPSKKEEGRAGPALGDGERKANDKDDKKEDGKQVENDSSSDDKTKKSEGDGDKEEKKEDSEKDAKKSSKKRNRKHSGDDSFDEGSVSESESESESGQAEEEKEEAEEALKEKEKPKEEEREKPKDTPALECKPRPLHKTCSLFMRNIAPNISRAEIISLCKRYPGFMRVALSEPQPERRFFRRGWVTFDRSVNIKEICWNLQNIRLRECELSPGVNRDLTRRVRNINGITQHKQIVRNDIKLAAKLIHTLDDRTQLWASEPGTPPLPTSLPSQNPILKNITDYLIEEVSAEEEELLGSSGGAPPEEPPKEGNPAEINVERDEKLIKVLDKLLLYLRIVHSLDYYNTCEYPNEDEMPNRCGIIHVRGPMPPNRISHGEVLEWQKTFEEKLTPLLSVRESLSEEEAQKMGRKDPEQEVEKFVTSNTQELGKDKWLCPLSGKKFKGPEFVRKHIFNKHAEKIEEVKKEVAFFNNFLTDAKRPALPEIKPAQPPGPAQILPPGLTPGLPYPHQTPQGLMPYGQPRPPILGYGAGAVRPAVPTGGPPYPHAPYGAGRGNYDAFRGQGGYPGKPRNRMVRGDPRAIVEYRDLDAPDDVDFF; from the exons ATGGGTGACAGTGACGATGAGTATGATCGAAGGCGCAGGGACAAGTTTAGAAGAGAGCGCAGCGACTATGACCGTTCCCGAGAAAGAGATGAAAGACGTCGAGGGGACGATTGGAATGACCG AGAGTGGGACCGTGGCCGGGAGCGTCGCAGCCGGGGCGAGTATCGTGATTACGATAGGAATCGGCGAGAGCGCTTCTCTCCTCCCCGCCACGAGCTCAGCCCCCCGCAGAAGCGCATGAGGCGAGACTG GGATGAGCACAGCTCTGACCCATACCACAGTGGCTATGAGATGCCCTATGCTGGGGGGGGTGGGGGCCCAACTTATGGCCCCCCTCAGCCCTGGGGCCACCCAGACGTCCACATCATGCAGCATCATGTTCTGCCTATCCAGGCCAG GCTGGGCAGCATCGCAGAGATTGACTTGGGTGTGCCACCACCCGTGATGAAGACCTTCAAGGAGTTTCTCCTGTCATTGGATGACTCTGTGGATGAGACAGAGGCAGTTAAGCGCTATAACGACTATAAGCTGGATTTTCGAAGGCAGCAGATGCAGGATTTCTTCCTGGCTCATAAAGATGAGGAGTG gTTTCGGTCTAAGTACCACCCAGATGAGGTGGGGAAGCGACGGCAGGAGGCCCGGGGGGCCCTGCAAAACCGACTAAGAGTATTCTTGTCCCTCATGGAGAGTGGCTGGTTTGATAATCTTCTGCTGGACATAGACAAAGCTGATGCCATTGTCAAGATGCTGGATGCAG CTGTGATTAAGATGGAAGGAGGTACGGAGAATGATCTACGTATCctggagcaggaagaggaggaggaacaggCAGGAAAGCCTGGGGAACCCAGCAAGAAAGAGGAAGGTCGGGCTGGACCAGCCCTGGGGGATGGAGAGCGCAAGGCCAATGATAAGGATGACAAGAAAGAAGACGGCAAACAG GTTGAAAATGACAGCTCCAGTGATGACAAAACTAAGAAATCCGAGGGTGACGGggacaaggaagagaaaaaagaagactcTGAGAAAGATGCCAAAAAG AGCAGCAAGAAGCGGAATAGGAAGCACAGTGGTGACGACAGCTTTGACGAAGGCAGTGTGTCCGAGTCGGAGTCGGAATCCGAGAGCGGCCAGGccgaggaggagaaggaagaggctg AAGAAGCACTCAAGGAAAAGGAGAAGcctaaggaagaagaaagggagaagccTAAGGACACTCCTGCGCTGGAATGTAAACCCCGACCTCTGCATAAGACTTGCTCTCTCTTCATGCGCAACATCGCACCCAACATCTCCCGGGCTGAGATAATTTCT CTTTGTAAAAGATACCCAGGCTTTATGCGTGTAGCACTATCCGAGCCCCAGCCAGAGAGGAG gTTTTTCCGTCGTGGTTGGGTCACCTTTGACCGCAGCGTCAATATCAAGGAGATCTGTTGGAACCTGCAGAATATCCGA CTCCGGGAATGTGAGCTGAGCCCTGGCGTGAACAGAGACCTGACCCGCCGCGTCCGCAACATCAACGGTATCACCCAGCACAAGCAGATAGTGCGCAATGACATCAAGCTGGCAGCCAAGCTGATCCATACGCTGGACGACAGGACCCAGCTCTGGGCCTCTGAGCCTGGGACACCTCCTCTGCCAACA AGTCTGCCCTCGCAGAACCCGATCTTAAAGAACATCACTGACTACCTGATTGAGGAAGTGagtgctgaggaggaggagctgctggGGAGCAGTGGGGGGGCCCCTCCTGAGGAGCCTCCTAAGGAAGGAAACCCAGCAGAGATCAACGTGGAGCGGGATGAGAAGCTGATCAAG GTTCTGGACAAACTGCTCCTCTATTTGCGCATTGTGCATTCCCTGGACTATTACAACACGTGCGAGTACCCCAATGAGGATGAAATGCCCAACCGTTGTGGCATCATCCATGTTCGGGGGCCCATGCCGCCCAACCGCATCAGTCATGGAGAAG TGCTGGAGTGGCAGAAGACATTTGAGGAGAAGCTGACTCCCCTGCTGAGCGTGCGGGAATCTCTTTCAGAGGAAGAGGCCCAGAAGATGGGTCGCAAAGACCCTGAGCAGGAAGTGGAAAAGTTTGTGACTTCTAACACCCAGGAACTGGGCAAGGATAAGTGGCTGTGCCCTCTCAGTGGCAAGAAATTCAAG GGCCCTGAGTTTGTACGCAAACATATCTTTAACAAACATGCAGAGAAAATTGAGGAAGTGAAGAAGGAAGTGGCATTTTTTAACAACTTTCTCACTGATGCCAAGCGCCCAGCTCTGCCTGAGATCAAGCCAGCTCAgcctcctggccctgcccaga TACTCCCCCCAGGCCTGACCCCGGGACTTCCCTACCCACACCAGACTCCTCAGGGCCTGATGCCCTATGGCCAGCCCCGGCCTCCCATCTTGGGCTATGGCG CTGGCGCTGTTCGCCCTGCGGTCCCCACAGGAGGGCCTCCATACCCCCATGCTCCCTATGGTGCTGGCCGAGGGAACTACGATGCCTTCCGTGGCCAGGGAGGCTATCCTGGGAAACCTCGAAACAG GATGGTCCGTGGAGACCCACGGGCCATTGTGGAATACCGTGACCTGGATGCTCCAGATGATGTGGATTTCTTTTGA
- the SRRT gene encoding serrate RNA effector molecule homolog isoform X5 yields the protein MGDSDDEYDRRRRDKFRRERSDYDRSRERDERRRGDDWNDREWDRGRERRSRGEYRDYDRNRRERFSPPRHELSPPQKRMRRDWDEHSSDPYHSGYEMPYAGGGGGPTYGPPQPWGHPDVHIMQHHVLPIQARLGSIAEIDLGVPPPVMKTFKEFLLSLDDSVDETEAVKRYNDYKLDFRRQQMQDFFLAHKDEEWFRSKYHPDEVGKRRQEARGALQNRLRVFLSLMESGWFDNLLLDIDKADAIVKMLDAAVIKMEGGTENDLRILEQEEEEEQAGKPGEPSKKEEGRAGPALGDGERKANDKDDKKEDGKQVENDSSSDDKTKKSEGDGDKEEKKEDSEKDAKKSSKKRNRKHSGDDSFDEGSVSESESESESGQAEEEKEEAEALKEKEKPKEEEREKPKDTPALECKPRPLHKTCSLFMRNIAPNISRAEIISLCKRYPGFMRVALSEPQPERRFFRRGWVTFDRSVNIKEICWNLQNIRLRECELSPGVNRDLTRRVRNINGITQHKQIVRNDIKLAAKLIHTLDDRTQLWASEPGTPPLPTSLPSQNPILKNITDYLIEEVSAEEEELLGSSGGAPPEEPPKEGNPAEINVERDEKLIKVLDKLLLYLRIVHSLDYYNTCEYPNEDEMPNRCGIIHVRGPMPPNRISHGEVLEWQKTFEEKLTPLLSVRESLSEEEAQKMGRKDPEQEVEKFVTSNTQELGKDKWLCPLSGKKFKGPEFVRKHIFNKHAEKIEEVKKEVAFFNNFLTDAKRPALPEIKPAQPPGPAQILPPGLTPGLPYPHQTPQGLMPYGQPRPPILGYGAGAVRPAVPTGGPPYPHAPYGAGRGNYDAFRGQGGYPGKPRNRMVRGDPRAIVEYRDLDAPDDVDFF from the exons ATGGGTGACAGTGACGATGAGTATGATCGAAGGCGCAGGGACAAGTTTAGAAGAGAGCGCAGCGACTATGACCGTTCCCGAGAAAGAGATGAAAGACGTCGAGGGGACGATTGGAATGACCG AGAGTGGGACCGTGGCCGGGAGCGTCGCAGCCGGGGCGAGTATCGTGATTACGATAGGAATCGGCGAGAGCGCTTCTCTCCTCCCCGCCACGAGCTCAGCCCCCCGCAGAAGCGCATGAGGCGAGACTG GGATGAGCACAGCTCTGACCCATACCACAGTGGCTATGAGATGCCCTATGCTGGGGGGGGTGGGGGCCCAACTTATGGCCCCCCTCAGCCCTGGGGCCACCCAGACGTCCACATCATGCAGCATCATGTTCTGCCTATCCAGGCCAG GCTGGGCAGCATCGCAGAGATTGACTTGGGTGTGCCACCACCCGTGATGAAGACCTTCAAGGAGTTTCTCCTGTCATTGGATGACTCTGTGGATGAGACAGAGGCAGTTAAGCGCTATAACGACTATAAGCTGGATTTTCGAAGGCAGCAGATGCAGGATTTCTTCCTGGCTCATAAAGATGAGGAGTG gTTTCGGTCTAAGTACCACCCAGATGAGGTGGGGAAGCGACGGCAGGAGGCCCGGGGGGCCCTGCAAAACCGACTAAGAGTATTCTTGTCCCTCATGGAGAGTGGCTGGTTTGATAATCTTCTGCTGGACATAGACAAAGCTGATGCCATTGTCAAGATGCTGGATGCAG CTGTGATTAAGATGGAAGGAGGTACGGAGAATGATCTACGTATCctggagcaggaagaggaggaggaacaggCAGGAAAGCCTGGGGAACCCAGCAAGAAAGAGGAAGGTCGGGCTGGACCAGCCCTGGGGGATGGAGAGCGCAAGGCCAATGATAAGGATGACAAGAAAGAAGACGGCAAACAG GTTGAAAATGACAGCTCCAGTGATGACAAAACTAAGAAATCCGAGGGTGACGGggacaaggaagagaaaaaagaagactcTGAGAAAGATGCCAAAAAG AGCAGCAAGAAGCGGAATAGGAAGCACAGTGGTGACGACAGCTTTGACGAAGGCAGTGTGTCCGAGTCGGAGTCGGAATCCGAGAGCGGCCAGGccgaggaggagaaggaagaggctg AAGCACTCAAGGAAAAGGAGAAGcctaaggaagaagaaagggagaagccTAAGGACACTCCTGCGCTGGAATGTAAACCCCGACCTCTGCATAAGACTTGCTCTCTCTTCATGCGCAACATCGCACCCAACATCTCCCGGGCTGAGATAATTTCT CTTTGTAAAAGATACCCAGGCTTTATGCGTGTAGCACTATCCGAGCCCCAGCCAGAGAGGAG gTTTTTCCGTCGTGGTTGGGTCACCTTTGACCGCAGCGTCAATATCAAGGAGATCTGTTGGAACCTGCAGAATATCCGA CTCCGGGAATGTGAGCTGAGCCCTGGCGTGAACAGAGACCTGACCCGCCGCGTCCGCAACATCAACGGTATCACCCAGCACAAGCAGATAGTGCGCAATGACATCAAGCTGGCAGCCAAGCTGATCCATACGCTGGACGACAGGACCCAGCTCTGGGCCTCTGAGCCTGGGACACCTCCTCTGCCAACA AGTCTGCCCTCGCAGAACCCGATCTTAAAGAACATCACTGACTACCTGATTGAGGAAGTGagtgctgaggaggaggagctgctggGGAGCAGTGGGGGGGCCCCTCCTGAGGAGCCTCCTAAGGAAGGAAACCCAGCAGAGATCAACGTGGAGCGGGATGAGAAGCTGATCAAG GTTCTGGACAAACTGCTCCTCTATTTGCGCATTGTGCATTCCCTGGACTATTACAACACGTGCGAGTACCCCAATGAGGATGAAATGCCCAACCGTTGTGGCATCATCCATGTTCGGGGGCCCATGCCGCCCAACCGCATCAGTCATGGAGAAG TGCTGGAGTGGCAGAAGACATTTGAGGAGAAGCTGACTCCCCTGCTGAGCGTGCGGGAATCTCTTTCAGAGGAAGAGGCCCAGAAGATGGGTCGCAAAGACCCTGAGCAGGAAGTGGAAAAGTTTGTGACTTCTAACACCCAGGAACTGGGCAAGGATAAGTGGCTGTGCCCTCTCAGTGGCAAGAAATTCAAG GGCCCTGAGTTTGTACGCAAACATATCTTTAACAAACATGCAGAGAAAATTGAGGAAGTGAAGAAGGAAGTGGCATTTTTTAACAACTTTCTCACTGATGCCAAGCGCCCAGCTCTGCCTGAGATCAAGCCAGCTCAgcctcctggccctgcccaga TACTCCCCCCAGGCCTGACCCCGGGACTTCCCTACCCACACCAGACTCCTCAGGGCCTGATGCCCTATGGCCAGCCCCGGCCTCCCATCTTGGGCTATGGCG CTGGCGCTGTTCGCCCTGCGGTCCCCACAGGAGGGCCTCCATACCCCCATGCTCCCTATGGTGCTGGCCGAGGGAACTACGATGCCTTCCGTGGCCAGGGAGGCTATCCTGGGAAACCTCGAAACAG GATGGTCCGTGGAGACCCACGGGCCATTGTGGAATACCGTGACCTGGATGCTCCAGATGATGTGGATTTCTTTTGA
- the SRRT gene encoding serrate RNA effector molecule homolog isoform X7, producing MGDSDDEYDRRRRDKFRRERSDYDRSRERDERRRGDDWNDREWDRGRERRSRGEYRDYDRNRRERFSPPRHELSPPQKRMRRDWDEHSSDPYHSGYEMPYAGGGGGPTYGPPQPWGHPDVHIMQHHVLPIQARLGSIAEIDLGVPPPVMKTFKEFLLSLDDSVDETEAVKRYNDYKLDFRRQQMQDFFLAHKDEEWFRSKYHPDEVGKRRQEARGALQNRLRVFLSLMESGWFDNLLLDIDKADAIVKMLDAAVIKMEGGTENDLRILEQEEEEEQAGKPGEPSKKEEGRAGPALGDGERKANDKDDKKEDGKQVENDSSSDDKTKKSEGDGDKEEKKEDSEKDAKKSSKKRNRKHSGDDSFDEGSVSESESESESGQAEEEKEEAEALKEKEKPKEEEREKPKDTPALECKPRPLHKTCSLFMRNIAPNISRAEIISLCKRYPGFMRVALSEPQPERRFFRRGWVTFDRSVNIKEICWNLQNIRLRECELSPGVNRDLTRRVRNINGITQHKQIVRNDIKLAAKLIHTLDDRTQLWASEPGTPPLPTSLPSQNPILKNITDYLIEEVSAEEEELLGSSGGAPPEEPPKEGNPAEINVERDEKLIKVLDKLLLYLRIVHSLDYYNTCEYPNEDEMPNRCGIIHVRGPMPPNRISHGEVLEWQKTFEEKLTPLLSVRESLSEEEAQKMGRKDPEQEVEKFVTSNTQELGKDKWLCPLSGKKFKGPEFVRKHIFNKHAEKIEEVKKEVAFFNNFLTDAKRPALPEIKPAQPPGPAQSLTPGLPYPHQTPQGLMPYGQPRPPILGYGAGAVRPAVPTGGPPYPHAPYGAGRGNYDAFRGQGGYPGKPRNRMVRGDPRAIVEYRDLDAPDDVDFF from the exons ATGGGTGACAGTGACGATGAGTATGATCGAAGGCGCAGGGACAAGTTTAGAAGAGAGCGCAGCGACTATGACCGTTCCCGAGAAAGAGATGAAAGACGTCGAGGGGACGATTGGAATGACCG AGAGTGGGACCGTGGCCGGGAGCGTCGCAGCCGGGGCGAGTATCGTGATTACGATAGGAATCGGCGAGAGCGCTTCTCTCCTCCCCGCCACGAGCTCAGCCCCCCGCAGAAGCGCATGAGGCGAGACTG GGATGAGCACAGCTCTGACCCATACCACAGTGGCTATGAGATGCCCTATGCTGGGGGGGGTGGGGGCCCAACTTATGGCCCCCCTCAGCCCTGGGGCCACCCAGACGTCCACATCATGCAGCATCATGTTCTGCCTATCCAGGCCAG GCTGGGCAGCATCGCAGAGATTGACTTGGGTGTGCCACCACCCGTGATGAAGACCTTCAAGGAGTTTCTCCTGTCATTGGATGACTCTGTGGATGAGACAGAGGCAGTTAAGCGCTATAACGACTATAAGCTGGATTTTCGAAGGCAGCAGATGCAGGATTTCTTCCTGGCTCATAAAGATGAGGAGTG gTTTCGGTCTAAGTACCACCCAGATGAGGTGGGGAAGCGACGGCAGGAGGCCCGGGGGGCCCTGCAAAACCGACTAAGAGTATTCTTGTCCCTCATGGAGAGTGGCTGGTTTGATAATCTTCTGCTGGACATAGACAAAGCTGATGCCATTGTCAAGATGCTGGATGCAG CTGTGATTAAGATGGAAGGAGGTACGGAGAATGATCTACGTATCctggagcaggaagaggaggaggaacaggCAGGAAAGCCTGGGGAACCCAGCAAGAAAGAGGAAGGTCGGGCTGGACCAGCCCTGGGGGATGGAGAGCGCAAGGCCAATGATAAGGATGACAAGAAAGAAGACGGCAAACAG GTTGAAAATGACAGCTCCAGTGATGACAAAACTAAGAAATCCGAGGGTGACGGggacaaggaagagaaaaaagaagactcTGAGAAAGATGCCAAAAAG AGCAGCAAGAAGCGGAATAGGAAGCACAGTGGTGACGACAGCTTTGACGAAGGCAGTGTGTCCGAGTCGGAGTCGGAATCCGAGAGCGGCCAGGccgaggaggagaaggaagaggctg AAGCACTCAAGGAAAAGGAGAAGcctaaggaagaagaaagggagaagccTAAGGACACTCCTGCGCTGGAATGTAAACCCCGACCTCTGCATAAGACTTGCTCTCTCTTCATGCGCAACATCGCACCCAACATCTCCCGGGCTGAGATAATTTCT CTTTGTAAAAGATACCCAGGCTTTATGCGTGTAGCACTATCCGAGCCCCAGCCAGAGAGGAG gTTTTTCCGTCGTGGTTGGGTCACCTTTGACCGCAGCGTCAATATCAAGGAGATCTGTTGGAACCTGCAGAATATCCGA CTCCGGGAATGTGAGCTGAGCCCTGGCGTGAACAGAGACCTGACCCGCCGCGTCCGCAACATCAACGGTATCACCCAGCACAAGCAGATAGTGCGCAATGACATCAAGCTGGCAGCCAAGCTGATCCATACGCTGGACGACAGGACCCAGCTCTGGGCCTCTGAGCCTGGGACACCTCCTCTGCCAACA AGTCTGCCCTCGCAGAACCCGATCTTAAAGAACATCACTGACTACCTGATTGAGGAAGTGagtgctgaggaggaggagctgctggGGAGCAGTGGGGGGGCCCCTCCTGAGGAGCCTCCTAAGGAAGGAAACCCAGCAGAGATCAACGTGGAGCGGGATGAGAAGCTGATCAAG GTTCTGGACAAACTGCTCCTCTATTTGCGCATTGTGCATTCCCTGGACTATTACAACACGTGCGAGTACCCCAATGAGGATGAAATGCCCAACCGTTGTGGCATCATCCATGTTCGGGGGCCCATGCCGCCCAACCGCATCAGTCATGGAGAAG TGCTGGAGTGGCAGAAGACATTTGAGGAGAAGCTGACTCCCCTGCTGAGCGTGCGGGAATCTCTTTCAGAGGAAGAGGCCCAGAAGATGGGTCGCAAAGACCCTGAGCAGGAAGTGGAAAAGTTTGTGACTTCTAACACCCAGGAACTGGGCAAGGATAAGTGGCTGTGCCCTCTCAGTGGCAAGAAATTCAAG GGCCCTGAGTTTGTACGCAAACATATCTTTAACAAACATGCAGAGAAAATTGAGGAAGTGAAGAAGGAAGTGGCATTTTTTAACAACTTTCTCACTGATGCCAAGCGCCCAGCTCTGCCTGAGATCAAGCCAGCTCAgcctcctggccctgcccaga GCCTGACCCCGGGACTTCCCTACCCACACCAGACTCCTCAGGGCCTGATGCCCTATGGCCAGCCCCGGCCTCCCATCTTGGGCTATGGCG CTGGCGCTGTTCGCCCTGCGGTCCCCACAGGAGGGCCTCCATACCCCCATGCTCCCTATGGTGCTGGCCGAGGGAACTACGATGCCTTCCGTGGCCAGGGAGGCTATCCTGGGAAACCTCGAAACAG GATGGTCCGTGGAGACCCACGGGCCATTGTGGAATACCGTGACCTGGATGCTCCAGATGATGTGGATTTCTTTTGA
- the SRRT gene encoding serrate RNA effector molecule homolog isoform X2, with protein sequence MGDSDDEYDRRRRDKFRRERSDYDRSRERDERRRGDDWNDREWDRGRERRSRGEYRDYDRNRRERFSPPRHELSPPQKRMRRDWDEHSSDPYHSGYEMPYAGGGGGPTYGPPQPWGHPDVHIMQHHVLPIQARLPDRAPPRLGSIAEIDLGVPPPVMKTFKEFLLSLDDSVDETEAVKRYNDYKLDFRRQQMQDFFLAHKDEEWFRSKYHPDEVGKRRQEARGALQNRLRVFLSLMESGWFDNLLLDIDKADAIVKMLDAAVIKMEGGTENDLRILEQEEEEEQAGKPGEPSKKEEGRAGPALGDGERKANDKDDKKEDGKQVENDSSSDDKTKKSEGDGDKEEKKEDSEKDAKKSSKKRNRKHSGDDSFDEGSVSESESESESGQAEEEKEEAEALKEKEKPKEEEREKPKDTPALECKPRPLHKTCSLFMRNIAPNISRAEIISLCKRYPGFMRVALSEPQPERRFFRRGWVTFDRSVNIKEICWNLQNIRLRECELSPGVNRDLTRRVRNINGITQHKQIVRNDIKLAAKLIHTLDDRTQLWASEPGTPPLPTSLPSQNPILKNITDYLIEEVSAEEEELLGSSGGAPPEEPPKEGNPAEINVERDEKLIKVLDKLLLYLRIVHSLDYYNTCEYPNEDEMPNRCGIIHVRGPMPPNRISHGEVLEWQKTFEEKLTPLLSVRESLSEEEAQKMGRKDPEQEVEKFVTSNTQELGKDKWLCPLSGKKFKGPEFVRKHIFNKHAEKIEEVKKEVAFFNNFLTDAKRPALPEIKPAQPPGPAQILPPGLTPGLPYPHQTPQGLMPYGQPRPPILGYGAGAVRPAVPTGGPPYPHAPYGAGRGNYDAFRGQGGYPGKPRNRMVRGDPRAIVEYRDLDAPDDVDFF encoded by the exons ATGGGTGACAGTGACGATGAGTATGATCGAAGGCGCAGGGACAAGTTTAGAAGAGAGCGCAGCGACTATGACCGTTCCCGAGAAAGAGATGAAAGACGTCGAGGGGACGATTGGAATGACCG AGAGTGGGACCGTGGCCGGGAGCGTCGCAGCCGGGGCGAGTATCGTGATTACGATAGGAATCGGCGAGAGCGCTTCTCTCCTCCCCGCCACGAGCTCAGCCCCCCGCAGAAGCGCATGAGGCGAGACTG GGATGAGCACAGCTCTGACCCATACCACAGTGGCTATGAGATGCCCTATGCTGGGGGGGGTGGGGGCCCAACTTATGGCCCCCCTCAGCCCTGGGGCCACCCAGACGTCCACATCATGCAGCATCATGTTCTGCCTATCCAGGCCAG ACTTCCTGACCGGGCCCCCCCCAGGCTGGGCAGCATCGCAGAGATTGACTTGGGTGTGCCACCACCCGTGATGAAGACCTTCAAGGAGTTTCTCCTGTCATTGGATGACTCTGTGGATGAGACAGAGGCAGTTAAGCGCTATAACGACTATAAGCTGGATTTTCGAAGGCAGCAGATGCAGGATTTCTTCCTGGCTCATAAAGATGAGGAGTG gTTTCGGTCTAAGTACCACCCAGATGAGGTGGGGAAGCGACGGCAGGAGGCCCGGGGGGCCCTGCAAAACCGACTAAGAGTATTCTTGTCCCTCATGGAGAGTGGCTGGTTTGATAATCTTCTGCTGGACATAGACAAAGCTGATGCCATTGTCAAGATGCTGGATGCAG CTGTGATTAAGATGGAAGGAGGTACGGAGAATGATCTACGTATCctggagcaggaagaggaggaggaacaggCAGGAAAGCCTGGGGAACCCAGCAAGAAAGAGGAAGGTCGGGCTGGACCAGCCCTGGGGGATGGAGAGCGCAAGGCCAATGATAAGGATGACAAGAAAGAAGACGGCAAACAG GTTGAAAATGACAGCTCCAGTGATGACAAAACTAAGAAATCCGAGGGTGACGGggacaaggaagagaaaaaagaagactcTGAGAAAGATGCCAAAAAG AGCAGCAAGAAGCGGAATAGGAAGCACAGTGGTGACGACAGCTTTGACGAAGGCAGTGTGTCCGAGTCGGAGTCGGAATCCGAGAGCGGCCAGGccgaggaggagaaggaagaggctg AAGCACTCAAGGAAAAGGAGAAGcctaaggaagaagaaagggagaagccTAAGGACACTCCTGCGCTGGAATGTAAACCCCGACCTCTGCATAAGACTTGCTCTCTCTTCATGCGCAACATCGCACCCAACATCTCCCGGGCTGAGATAATTTCT CTTTGTAAAAGATACCCAGGCTTTATGCGTGTAGCACTATCCGAGCCCCAGCCAGAGAGGAG gTTTTTCCGTCGTGGTTGGGTCACCTTTGACCGCAGCGTCAATATCAAGGAGATCTGTTGGAACCTGCAGAATATCCGA CTCCGGGAATGTGAGCTGAGCCCTGGCGTGAACAGAGACCTGACCCGCCGCGTCCGCAACATCAACGGTATCACCCAGCACAAGCAGATAGTGCGCAATGACATCAAGCTGGCAGCCAAGCTGATCCATACGCTGGACGACAGGACCCAGCTCTGGGCCTCTGAGCCTGGGACACCTCCTCTGCCAACA AGTCTGCCCTCGCAGAACCCGATCTTAAAGAACATCACTGACTACCTGATTGAGGAAGTGagtgctgaggaggaggagctgctggGGAGCAGTGGGGGGGCCCCTCCTGAGGAGCCTCCTAAGGAAGGAAACCCAGCAGAGATCAACGTGGAGCGGGATGAGAAGCTGATCAAG GTTCTGGACAAACTGCTCCTCTATTTGCGCATTGTGCATTCCCTGGACTATTACAACACGTGCGAGTACCCCAATGAGGATGAAATGCCCAACCGTTGTGGCATCATCCATGTTCGGGGGCCCATGCCGCCCAACCGCATCAGTCATGGAGAAG TGCTGGAGTGGCAGAAGACATTTGAGGAGAAGCTGACTCCCCTGCTGAGCGTGCGGGAATCTCTTTCAGAGGAAGAGGCCCAGAAGATGGGTCGCAAAGACCCTGAGCAGGAAGTGGAAAAGTTTGTGACTTCTAACACCCAGGAACTGGGCAAGGATAAGTGGCTGTGCCCTCTCAGTGGCAAGAAATTCAAG GGCCCTGAGTTTGTACGCAAACATATCTTTAACAAACATGCAGAGAAAATTGAGGAAGTGAAGAAGGAAGTGGCATTTTTTAACAACTTTCTCACTGATGCCAAGCGCCCAGCTCTGCCTGAGATCAAGCCAGCTCAgcctcctggccctgcccaga TACTCCCCCCAGGCCTGACCCCGGGACTTCCCTACCCACACCAGACTCCTCAGGGCCTGATGCCCTATGGCCAGCCCCGGCCTCCCATCTTGGGCTATGGCG CTGGCGCTGTTCGCCCTGCGGTCCCCACAGGAGGGCCTCCATACCCCCATGCTCCCTATGGTGCTGGCCGAGGGAACTACGATGCCTTCCGTGGCCAGGGAGGCTATCCTGGGAAACCTCGAAACAG GATGGTCCGTGGAGACCCACGGGCCATTGTGGAATACCGTGACCTGGATGCTCCAGATGATGTGGATTTCTTTTGA